Within Streptomyces roseirectus, the genomic segment TGCTCCAGCAGCCAGGCGTACTCGTCCTGCATCTCGTGGACCTTCTCCATGCGGGTGGTGTCCCGCTGGACGTTGGCCGGCATCTGCTGGAGCCGCCGGTCGACCGCGACCAGGTACCGCATCAGGTCCGGCAGCCGCCGAAGCCCCGCCCGCGTCACGAAACCGGGCCGTACGAGCCCGTCCAGCTGCGTCCTGACGTCCCGTAGGTTCGCGAGCAGCGCGGGGCTGCTGACGGCCTTCAGGCGCCGTTCGGCGGCCTGCCAGGCGGCGAGCACCTGCTGCACCGCCCCGACGGTCCGCACGGTCGTGTCGACGATCTCCGCGCGCACCTTGTCGTACAGCTTCCGGTACGACGACTCGTCCCACGCCGGGCCCCCGAAGTCACCGATCAGCTTGTCGGCGGCGGCCATCGCGCAGTCGTCGAACAGTGCCTGGATCGAACCGTGCGGATTCGCCGACAGCGCGAGCTTCTGCGCGTTGGTCAGCTTCTCGGAAGCGAACTTTGCGGGGTTGACCGGAATGTTGCGCAGGATCAGCCGCCGCGTGCCCTTCCACATCGCCTGCTGCTGCTCGGCCTCCGTGTCGAAGAGCCGGACGGAGACGGTGTCCCCGTCGTCCACCAGCGCCGGGTACGCCTTCACGGGCTGGCCGGCCCGCCGGGTCTCGAAGACGCGGCTCAGCGAGCCGATCGTCCAGTCCGTCAGGCCCTTGCGCTCCAGGGACTCGCCGCCCTCGCGCTCGGCGGTGACCGCGGCGGCCTTGGACAGCGCCTGGCGCGCCTTCGGCTTCAGCTGGAGACGCAGCGCCTCCAGGTCCTTGTCCTCGGCGAGCTTGCGGCGCCGCTCGTCCACGATCCGGAACGTGATCCGCAGATGCTCCGGGACGCGGGCCCAGTCGAAGTCGTCCGCCTCGAAGGGGACGCCGACCATGCGCTTCAACTCCCGCGCCATGGCGGTCGTCAGGGGCTCCTGGACGGGAACCGTGCTGTCCAGGAAGCGCTTCGCGAAGTTCGGGGCCGGGACGTAGTTGCGGCGGATCGGCTTCGGGAGGGAGCGGATCAGCTCCGTCACCAACTCCTCGCGCAGGCCCGGGATCTGCCAGTCGAAGCCGTCGTCCGTGACCTGGTTGAGGACCTGGAGCGGGATGTGGACGGTCACGCCGTCCGCGTCCGCGCCGGGCTCGAACTGGTACGTCACACGGAACTTGAGCTGACCCTGGCGCCAGCTGTCGGGATAGTCCGCCTTGGTGACCGCCTCCGCCGACTCCCGAATGAGCATCGCGCGCTCGAAGTCCAGGAACTCCGGCTGCTCGTGCCGCTTGTGCTTCCACCACGAGTCGAAGTGGGCGCCGGACACGACGTGTTCGGGCACCCGCTGGTCGTAGAAGTCGAAGAGGGTGTCGTCGTCGACGACGATGTCCCGGCGCCGGGCGCGGTGTTCTAGTTCTTCGACCTCGCTCAACAGCTTCCTGTTGTCCGCGAAGAACTTGTGGTGCGTGCGCCAGTCGCCCTCGACGAGCGCGTTGCGGATGAACAGCTCGCGGCTGACCTCGGCGTCGATCCGCCCGTAGTTGACCTTGCGCTGCGCGACGAGCGGGACGCCGTACAGCGTCACCTTCTCGTACGCCATCACCGCCGCGAGGTCCTTCTCCCAGTGCGGTTCGGAGTAGGTCCGCTTCAGCAGGTGCTCGGCGAGGGGTTCGACCCACTCGGGCTCGATGCGGGCGTTGACGCGGGCCCACAGGCGGGAGGTCTCCACCAGCTCCGCCGACATCACGAACCGCGGGGGCTTCTTGAAGAGCGCCGAGCCCGGGAAGATCGCGAACTTGGCGCCGCGGGCGCCCAGATACTCGTTCCGGCCGCCCTCCTTGCGCGGGTTGCCGGCGGCGTCCTTGGTCTCCTTCACGTCCTTCATGCCGACGTGGGAGAGGAGACCGGCGAGGAGGGAGACGTGGATGCGGTCGCCGTCCGCGTCCTGCTCGTTGAGGTGGATGCCCATCTGCTTGGCGACCGTGCGCAGTTGGGTGTAGATGTCCTGCCACTCGCGGATGCGCAGGAAGTTCAGGTACTCCTGCTTGCACATCCGGCGGAACGACGACGAGCCGCGCTCGCGCTGCTGCTCCCGCACGTACCGCCACAGGTTCAGGAACGCCAGGAAGTCGCTGGTCTCGTCCTTGAAACGGGCGTGCTGCTGGTCCGCCTGCGCCTGCTTGTCCGACGGGCGCTCGCGCGGGTCCTGGATGGACAGCGCGGCGGCTATCACCATGACCTCGCGGGCGCAGCCGTTCTTGTCGGCCTCCAGGACCATGCGGGCGAGCCTCGGGTCCACCGGGAGCTGGGCCAGCTTGCGGCCGGTCTCCGTGAGCCGCTTGCGCGGGTCCTTCTGCGCCGGGTCCAGGGCGTTCAGCTCCTGGAGCAGCTGGACGCCGTCGCGGATGTTGCGGTGGTCCGGCGGGTCGATGAACGGGAACTTCTCGATGTCGCCGAGGCCGGCCGCCGTCATCTGGAGGATGACCGAGGCGAGGTTCGTGCGCAGGATCTCCGCGTCCGTGAACTCCGGGCGGGTCAGGAAGTCGTCCTCGGAGTACAGGCGGATGCAGACGCCGTCGCTGGTACGGCCGCAGCGGCCCTTGCGCTGGTTCGCGCTCGCCTGGCTGACCGGCTCGATCGGCAGGCGCTGCACCTTCGTGCGGTGGCTGTAGCGGCTGATGCGGGCGAAGCCCGGGTCGATCACGTACTTGATGCCGGGGACCGTGAGGGAGGTCTCCGCGACGTTCGTCGCCAGAACGATCCTGCGGCCCGTGTGGGGCTGGAAGACGCGGTGCTGTTCGGCGTGCGAGAGGCGGGCGTACAGGGGGAGTACTTCCGTGAACCGGTACTTCTTCTTCTCCAGCGCGTCCGCCGTGTCCCGGATCTCCCGCTCGCCGGACAGGAAGACCAGGATGTCGCCGGGGCCCTCGCCCTGAAGTTCCTCTACGGCGTCGCAGATCGCGGTGATCTGGTCGCGGTCGGCGTCCTCGGAGTCGTCCTCCAGGAGCGGGCGGTAGCGGACCTCCACCGGGTACGTCCGGCCGCTCACCTCGATGATCGGGGCGTCGCCGAAGTGGCGGGAGAAGCGTTCCGGGTCGATCGTCGCGGAGGTGATGACGACCTTGAGGTCGGGGCGCTTGGGGAGGAGCTGGGCGAGGTAGCCGAGCAGGAAGTCGATGTTCAGCGACCGCTCGTGCGCCTCGTCGATGATGATCGTGTCGTAGGCGCGCAGCTCGCGGTCCGTCTGGATCTCCGCGAGGAGGATGCCGTCCGTCATCAGCTTGACGAACGTCGCGTCCGGGTCGACCTGGTCGGTGAACCGGACCTTCCAGCCGACGGCCTCGCCGAGGGGGGTGCGCAGCTCCTCGGCGACGCGTTCGGCGACCGTGCGGGCGGCGATCCGGCGGGGCTGGGTGTGGCCGATCATGCCCTTGACGCCGCGGCCCAGCTCAAGACAGATCTTCGGGATCTGCGTCGTCTTCCCGGACCCCGTCTCGCCGGCCACGATGACGACCTGGTGGTCGCGGATGGCCGCCGCGATGTCGTCCTTCTTCTGGCTGACCGGAAGCTGCTCGGGATAGGAGACGGCCGGCACTCTTCCGGTCCGCTGGGCCATCCGTTCGGCGCACTTCTCCACCTCCGCCCCGATCTCGGCGAGCACCGCGGTCCGGGCTTCCGGCTTCCGAATCTTCCGCGCACCCTCAAGCCTGCGGCCGAGCCGGTGCGCATCGCGCAACGAGAGCTCGGTGAGGCGGGAAGCGAGGTTCCCGAGGGCGGGGGCAGGCTGCGTAGACATACGCCACCCAGGATCTCATCCTCCCGAAATCCCTGGCGAACCCTTTTGCCCCCGACCCTTCCGCCCTCGCTCCTTCTGCCCCGCCCGGCGTCCGTCAGCGGACGTCCACGTAGTCCTCGGTCCCGGCTCCCACGAAATGCCGGTAGTCGGGTTCGAGGAAGACCGGCACCCAGGTGCCGTCCTGCTGGGCCCGGAACCCCTTGCTGAACGAGCCGTTCGTCCTGTTCGAGGTGACCGTCGCCATCAGATACCAGGTCTTCTTGCCCTGGGGCCGGAAGAGGATCTGCACCTTCCGTGAGCCGTACGCCTTCCACGCGGCGCCGGGCGCGCGTTCCTGGAGGACACCCCTGACGGTGATCGTGCGCCCCTTGCGCACCGGCTCCGGCGACGCGTCGGCGTTCGCGATCCGCGTGTCCACGCGGTTGCGGCGCAGGACGGCGCTCGTGGTGCCCCTGATGTCCTTCGCGGTGGAGCCCGCGTAGGACAGCCGCCAGTAGCCGTCCGTGTAGCCGGGCAGGTCCTTCACCCAGAACTGGGAGTCGAACGACGTCCGCACGGTCTTCTGGGTGCGCCAGCCGGTCTTGCCGTTCGGCGAGTACTGGACGGCGACGTCGACCGGGCCGTCGAAGTGGTTGCCGACGGGGCGCAGGATGCCGCTCATCTCCAGCCGCGCGTACTCGTCGATCCGTGCGGTGAACTCCGTGAACCGGCTCGTCGAGGTGACCGCCACGCGGACGTCGGCGGTCGCCGTCTGCTGGATCCAGGGGTTGCGCGGGTAGTACGGGAAGCGGACCTGGTAGACGGCGGTGGCGTAGCCGTACTGGGAGAAGACGAAGCGGCCGTTCGGGTCCGTGGTCGCCTCGGACGGGTGCGAGACGCTGCTGTCTTTGTAGTCCATCTCGACGGGGACACCGGCCAGGGGCTTCCAGGTCGTGCCGCTTTGGTACTCGGCCTTGCCGGTGACGGTGTACGACTGGTTGGCGACGGGGTGGAAGCTGTTCCTGTCGAGGATGATGCGGGTGGGGGCCTGTTGGGGGTCGACGTTGACGCTGGGGGCATCGGCGTAGCCCAGGTCGCCCTGGTAGGTGGCCCAGAACCAGGTGTCGCCCGGGACCTCACTGGTTCGGGAGAACCGGCCCGCCTCGTCCGTGACCAGAGTGAACGTCCCCTGGCCCGATTTGACGTCCACGGAGGCGTCCGGGAACGGGACCGTCTCCCGGCTCCTGGGATCGCGGACGACCATGCCGCCGCTGACCGTGACGCGCTTGTCCTCGATGGTCGGCGCGGACGGGGTCGCGGTGAAGTCCGTGAACACCGGCTGCTTCGCGTAGTGCAGGGTCCCGGCGTTCTTCTTGACCGTCGTCTCGCCCGCCGAGTTCGTCGCCTCGACGTCGATCGTGTAGTCCCCCAGCGTCTCCAGATGCACCGGCGGCGACGACCAGACGCCCTCCCACTGGCTGACCCAGTACGTCTCCTTGAACTCGGTGACGGTCGCCACCGGCGCATCGCCCTCCGCGCTGCCCACGGGACGAAGACTCGCCTTGACCTTCTCGATCTCCCCACCGAAGTTCAGCCGCACATCGACGACCGACCAGTCGGTGGAGTGACTGCGCGCCTCCATGACCGTCGGTCCCGCCGCGTACGCCGTCCCCGGCAGCCCGATCCCGGCCAGCAGAACGGCACCGGCTGTCAGCAGCCCCTGGCTGATACGTCTCAAGAAACCCCCCTAGGTTCCGGATACAACAACACCCCCACCGGTTACCCGGTGAGGGTGTGTGCTGTGGCTGGGGCCGGGGTCGAACCGGCGACCTACCGCTTTTCAGGCGGTCGCTCGTACCAACTGAGCTACCCAGCCGAGGAGAACCAGCGAGTGGAACTCCAGCGGTCCTGACGGGATTTGAACCCGCGGCCTCCACCTTGACAGGGTGGCGAGCACTCCAAACTGCTCCACAGGACCTTGCGTTGTGCGAACAGTGTCGCACAGGGTGTTGCGTGCCCCCAACGGGATTCGAACCCGTGCTACCGCCTTGAAAGGGCGGCGTCCTAGGCCGCTAGACGATGAGGGCTATCGGCCCGCCTGGGCGCTTTGTCAGCGCGTCGGGGACGTCTGAAGCATAGGGGATGGCTGGAGGGATCGCCAAAACGGATTACGAGGGGGAGGGGGACGGGGGCGCCCCGGGCTTGTTCTCCTCGGCGAGGTGGCGGCTCACCTCGGCCGTGGTCTCGCCGAGCCCGCCGAGCTTGATCTCGTCCCACGCCTGGAGCCGGCGGCTGTCGCGGTCGAAGTAGAGGATGGACGCCTCGATGGGGTCGGGGTACTTGCCCTCGACGGCGCGGAGGCCGCTTCCGCCGGTGGAGCCTTCGACGCGCAGCCGGGTGCCGTTCTTCATGACCTCGGTCTGCCGGTGGTGGAGGTGTCCGGAGAGGACGAGGGGAACCGTCCCGTCGACTTCCCGCGCGGCGTCCGGCTCGTGGACGACCGCCACATCGGCCGGCGGCCCGAGCCGCAGCGCGCCCGCGAGCCGTCGCCCGGCGGCTTCCTGGACCCCCTCCTCGCGCGCCGCGGACCGGTCCGGCGTGAACTGGGGGTCGCCGATCCCGGCGAAGCGCAGCCCGGCGAGGGTGACGCTCCGCCCGTCGTCGAGGACGTGGACGCCCCGCATCCGGGCGAGGTACCGCTGGGTGACGAGGGAGTCGTGGTTGCCGCGGACCCAGACGTACGGCGCCCCGAGGTCGGCGATGGGGTCGAGGAACCCGTTCTCGGCGGCCGACCCGTGGTCCATCGTGTCGCCGGAGTCGACGATGACGTCCACGTCGTACTGCTCGACCAGCGAGGCGACGATTTTCCAGCTCGCGGGGTTGAGGTGGATGTCGGAGACGTGCAGGACGCGCACGGTCGTCGGGTCGGGCCGGTAGACGGGCAGCGTCGAGGTGACGTCGTACAGCTTGGTCACGTTCGTCACGAGGCGGGCGAGTTCCTGCTGGTAGACGTCGAACTCGGTGACGATGCTGCGGGCGTCGCCGACGAGGGAGGGGGCGGAGGACAGGAGCCCGGAGAAGCGGGGTTCGAGGACCGACTCCGGTTTCCAGGTGGCGAACGCGGTGGCGCCGGACGCGGTGAGCAGGGACAGCGCGAGGCCCCCGGCCAGCAGCGCCCGGCGCGGCCGGCGGTACACCGCGAGCCCGAGCGCCGTCGCCCCCGTCACGACCGCCGCGTAGGAGCGGACCACGAGGTCGAGCGCGCCGTGCGAGACGTCGCGGGCGACCTCGTCCTGGAGCCCGGAGAGCCGTTCGGGGTGGTCGACGAGGGCCTGGGAGCGGACGGGGTCGAGCTGGTCGACGTTGACGTCGAGGCGGACCGGCGCGGTGTGGGTGTCGAGGGCGAGCGCGCCGAGCGGCGAGACGTTGATCTTCGTGCCGCCGTCGATCGAGGGCCGCAGCGTCATCGTCGTGTCCATCGGGCCGACCGAGGTGCGGACGTTTCCGACGATCAGCAGGCCCAGCCAGGCGCCGACGAGGACGACGGCGACCATGCCGAGGGCGCCGCGCCAGCGGATCAGGGACTCCTGCAGACGGGACATTGCTGCCGTATGCCCCGGTGCGCGCACGGGTATGCGGACACAACAGGGACCGGCACAGGGCTCCGGCGTACCTGACAATGGGCGTGTGCTGGAGATGACGCGCGAGGAGTTCGAGGAACTGGTCGCCGAAGCGCTCGACCGGATCCCCCCGGAGCTGACGCGGCTCATGGACAACGTGGCGGTGTTCGTCGAGGACGAACCACCCGCCGACGACCCGGAGTTGCTGGGCCTGTACGAGGGGACGCCGCTGACGGACCGGGGCGAGTGGTACGCGGGCGTCCTGCCCGACCGGATCACCATCTACCGGGGTCCGACCCTGCGGATGTGCGAGACGCGGGAGGAGGTCGTCGCGGAGACCGAGGTGACCGTCGTCCACGAGATCGCGCACCACTTCGGCATCGACGACGAGCGGCTGCACGCGCTGGGCTACGGCTGAGCGCGTGTCCTCTTACGGGCGGCGGGAGTTGGAGGGGTGACTTCTTCCCCCTCACCCGGAGGCTCCCGTGCGCTCCTGTTCCGTTTCCGTCCGGCTGGCCGCCTCGCTGCTGGCCGTCGCCGCCGCCTCCGGCTGCATGAGTGTCGGGGACGACGGCGCGGGCGCCGGTGCCGTGAAGCCGTCCCGGTCGGCGGGCGGGCCGGGTGGCGTCGCGCCGGACGGCGGCAAGGCGGGCTCGGGCCGGTACGTGGACGGTCCGGCGCGCGAGGGCGACGGCAAGGGCCCGCACGACGGGCACGCGGACGGCACCGGCGAGCCGTCCGCGTCGCCGTCCGCGTCGGTCTCGGCGGGCGCGTCGCCGTCGGCGCCCGCCCCTAAGCCGGGGGGCGGTGGGCCGGGGCCGGGGAAGCCGGTGCCGACGCGTTCGCCGGTGCCGCAGGAGCCGCAGCCGTCGCCGGAGCAGCCGACGCCGCCGGTGGAGTCGCCGTCGCCCTCGCCGGAGCCGTCGCAGCCCGAGCCGTCGCCGTCCGCACAGGAGCCGGCACCCAGCTGACCTGCGCGGTTTGCCTAGTGGGGGGTGAGGTGCGTATGGTGGTAGATCGTTTGATCCCATTTGCCCGGCGCCAACGCAGAGCGCGCCGTGTGGCGCGTACTCTCCTTTGCCGTGGCGGACCGCATAGAGGCGGTCGTAGTGCAGAAATCACGGAGTTGACGGGCGCGTGCCGACGAGACTCCGGAAGGTTTCGCATACGCATGTCCATTTCCAGTTCTGATCAGGTCGTCGAGTCGGTCGTCGAGTCCGAGGAGTTCGTCTCGGACGAGGCCGTCGAGGTCTCCGAAGACACCACCCCCGAGATCACCTTCGCCGACCTCGGTCTCCCCGAGGGTGTCGTGCGCAAGCTCGCGCAGAACGGCGTCACCACCCCCTTCCCGATCCAGGCCGCGACCATCCCGGACGCGCTCGCGGGCAAGGACATCCTGGGCCGGGGCCGCACCGGCTCCGGCAAGACCCTCTCCTTCGGCCTGCCGACGCTGGCGCGTCTCGCCGGCGGCCAGACCGAGAAGAAGCGCCCCCGCGCCGTCATCCTCACCCCGACCCGTGAGCTGGCGATGCAGGTCGCGGACGCGCTCCAGCCCTACGGCGACGTCGTCGGCCTGAAGATGAAGGTCGTCTGCGGCGGTACGTCGATGGGTAACCAGATCTACGCCCTGGAGCGTGGCGTCGACATCCTCGTCGCCACCCCGGGCCGGCTGCGCGACATCATCAACCGGGGCGCCTGCTCCCTGGAGGACGTCGAGGTCGCCGTCCTCGACGAGGCCGACCAGATGTCCGACCTGGGCTTCCTGCCCGAGGTCACCGAGCTGCTCGACCAGGTCCCGGCGGGCGGCCAGCGGATGCTGTTCTCCGCGACGATGGAGAACGAGATCTCCACGCTGGTCAAGCGCTACCTCGTCGACCCGGTCTCGCACGAGGTCGACGCGGCGCAGGGCGCGGTGACGACCATGTCGCACCACATCCTCATCGTGAAGCCCAAGGACAAGGCGCCGGTCACCGCCGCGATCGCCTCCCGCAAGGGCCGCACGATCATCTTCGTCCGCACCCAGCTCGGCGCCGACCGCGTCGCGGAGCAGCTGCGCGAGTCCGGTGTGAAGGCGGACGCGCTGCACGGCGGCATGACCCAGGGCGCGCGCACCCGCACGCTGGCCGACTTCAAGGACGGGTACGTCAACGTCCTGGTCGCCACGGACGTCGCCGCGCGCGGTATCCACGTCGACGGCATCGACCTCGTCCTGAACGTGGACCCGGCCGGCGACCACAAGGACTACCTGCACCGGGCGGGCCGCACCGCTCGCGCGGGGCGCACCGGGACCGTCGTCTCGCTGTCCCTGCCGCACCAGCGGCGCCAGATCTTCCGGCTGATGGAGGACGCGGGCGTCGACGCCGGGCGGCACATCATCCAGGGCGGGTCGGCGTTCGAGCCGGAGGTCGCGGAGATCACCGGCGCGCGGTCGATGACCGAGGTGCAGGCGGAGTCCGCGGGCAACGCGGCCCAGCAGGCCGAGCGTGAGGTCGCCCAGCTCACCAAGCAGCTGGAGCGGGCGCAGAAGCGGGCCGCCGAGCTGCGTGACGAGGCCGACCGGCTCGTCGCCCGGGTCGCGCGCGACCGTGGCGAGGACCCGGAGGCCGCCGTCGCCGAGGCGCAGGAGCAGGCCGTCGCCGAGGTCGCCGCCGCTGTCCAGGAGGCGGCTGCCGCCGAGGCGCGGGACGCGCGGCGTGAGCGTGAGCGGGACGACCGTGGTGGGCGCGGGTTCGAGCGCCGGGACGACCGGGGTGACCGTGGCGGGTTCCGCCGGGACCGTGAGGACCGTCCGTTCAACCGTGACCGCCGTGACGACCGCCGTGACGACCGGGGTGGCCGTGGGTTCGAGCGCCGCGAGGGCGGTTTCGAGCGCCGGGACAACGACCGTGGCTTCGAGCGGCGTGACAATGACCGTGGCGGGTTCCGTCGCGACCGCGAGGACCGTCCGTTCAACCGTGACCGCCGTGACGACCGCGGTGGGCGTGGGTTCGAGCGTCGGGACAACGAGCGCGGTGGGTTCGAGCGCCGGGACAACGACCGTGGGTTCGAGCGGCGCGACGACCGGGGCGACCGGGGTGGCTTCCGCCGGGACGACCGTGGTGGTCACCGGGGCAGCGACCGTCCGTTCAACCGTGACCGGCGTGACGACCGTCCGGGCTTCCGCTCCGGCGGGCACGACCGGCCGTACGGGCGTCGTGACGACCACCGGGGTGCCGGTTCCGGCTCGTCCTTCCGTCGTGACGACAAGCCGCGCTGGAAGCGCAACGGCTGAGTGAACGTCTGAATGTCTGAAGGGCCCTCTCGTTTCGGCGAGGGGGCCCTTTTCGTGCGCGCTTCTTGGCCACTTGTGACGCATGTCACGTGCGATGCCAGGGCATTGCATGTGACATGACAGATGACGCGATATCCGCCGAGCGCACCTCGGAACTCACCGGTGACGAGGAGCGGTTGGCGCAGCTCGGCTACACGCAGGTCCTCGCCCGCCGTATGTCGGCGTTCTCCAACTACGCGGTGTCCTTCACGATCATCTCGGTGCTGTCGGGCTGTCTCACCCTCTACGCGTTCGGCATGAACACGGGAGGTCCGGCCGTCATCACCTGGGGCTGGGTCGCCGTCGGTCTCATGACCCTCTTCGTCGGCCTCTCGATGGCCGAGATCTGCTCGGCGTACCCCACCTCGGCGGGCCTCTACTTCTGGGCGCACCGCCTCGCGCCGGCGCGGTCGGCCGCGGCCTGGGCCTGGTTCACGGGGTGGTTCAACGTCCTGGGCCAGATCGCCGTCACCGCCGGTGTCGACTTCGGTGCCGCGTCCTTCCTGGGGGCCTATCTCAACCTGCAGTTCGGGTTCGAGGTGACGCCGGGGCGGACGATCCTGCTCTTCGCGGGGATCCTGCTGCTGCACGGGCTGCTCAACACGTTCGGCGTGCGCATCGTCGCGTTCCTCAACAGCGTCAGCGTCTGGTGGCACGTCCTCGGGGTCGCCGTCATCGTCGGCGCGCTCACCTTCGCGCCGGACCACCATCAGTCGGCGTCCTTCGTGTTCGGGGAGTTCGTCAACAACACGGGGTGGGGGAGCGGGGTGTACGTCGTCGCGCTGGGGCTGCTGATGGCGCAGTACACGTTCACCGGGTACGACGCCTCGGCGCACATGACCGAGGAGACGCACGACGCGTCCACCGCCGGGCCGCGGGGCATCGTCCGGGCCATCTGGACGTCCTGGATCGCCGGGTTCGTGCTGCTGCTCGGGTTCACCTTCGCCATCCAGGGGTACGACGCCCAGCTGGGCTCCGAGACCGGGGTGCCGCCCGCGCAGATCCTCCTCGACGCGCTCGGGGCGACCGCCGGGAAGCTGCTCCTGCTCGTCGTCATCGGCGCGCAGTTGTTCTGCGGGATGGCGTCCGTGACCGCCAACTCCCGCATGATCTACGCCTTCTCGCGGGACGGCGCGCTGCCGTTCTCCCGGCTCTGGCGCACCGTCAGCCCCCGGACCCGGACGCCCGTCGCCGCCGTCTGGCTCGCGGCGGGCGGTGCGCTGGTCCTCGGCTTGCCGTACCTCATCAACGAGACGGCGTACGCGGCGGTGACCTCCATCGCCGTCATCGGGCTCTACATCGCGTACGTCATCCCGACGTTCCTGCGGGTGCGCAAGGGCGCCGACTTCGACCGGGGCCCCTGGCATCTCGGCCGCTGGTCCGGCGTCATCGGCGCGGTCTCCGTCACCTGGGTCCTCGCCATCACCGTCCTCTTCATGCTCCCCCAGGTCTCCCCCGTCACCTGGGAGACCTTCAACTACGCCCCCGTCGCCGTCCTCGTCGTCCTCGGCTTCGCCGCGACCTGGTGGCTGACCTCCGCCCGCCACTGGTTCCTCAACCCCGACCACACCCCCCAGGAATCCGCCGATCTCTGACCATTCCGCCCCCGGACACGGCCGTGTCCCCCCTACCCGATCGGCGACACGGCCCCGGGCGGCTATGCTCGGGGTGGCAACATCAGCCTCGGGCCGTTAGCTCAATTGGCAGAGCAGTGGACTTTTAATCCATTGGTTGTGGGTTCGAGTCCCACACGGCCTACCGAAGGCGGGCGAGGAACCCCATCGCCCCGCCGTGAAGCGCCCCGACCGGGTTCGACTGGTCGGGGCGCTTTGGTGTTCGCTCGGGAAGTCCGGCTGGACGGGCCGGCTGGAAGCGGCCCGGCCCGGGGCGGCGATTCTTGTCCACTCCAGCGGCAAGGCGCATCTTCCCGGCTGCTGGCACATCGTCCCGGCCGATGTCCGGCCGCCTGTCTACGGATGGGTGCTTGATTCGCCGCCCGGGGAATGGCGCCGCTGATGCGACGCAGTAGGGGGCGGCCTTCCTAGTGCGCCGTCCGCTGCTGCCACGGCCCCAGTTTCTGGGGGTTGCGGATGGCCCAGATGTGGTGGATGCGGCCGGCGGTGATGTCGAAGGCGTAGACCGTGGCGACGGTGCCGTGCTGGTGGGCGAGGAGGCCGGGGAGGCCGTTGACGGGGTGTTCCTCGAAGGTGGTGAAGTGGCCGGCGTGGTGGATGATCTCGGCGTAGGCGTGGGCGATGTGGTGGGCGCCG encodes:
- a CDS encoding amino acid permease codes for the protein MTDDAISAERTSELTGDEERLAQLGYTQVLARRMSAFSNYAVSFTIISVLSGCLTLYAFGMNTGGPAVITWGWVAVGLMTLFVGLSMAEICSAYPTSAGLYFWAHRLAPARSAAAWAWFTGWFNVLGQIAVTAGVDFGAASFLGAYLNLQFGFEVTPGRTILLFAGILLLHGLLNTFGVRIVAFLNSVSVWWHVLGVAVIVGALTFAPDHHQSASFVFGEFVNNTGWGSGVYVVALGLLMAQYTFTGYDASAHMTEETHDASTAGPRGIVRAIWTSWIAGFVLLLGFTFAIQGYDAQLGSETGVPPAQILLDALGATAGKLLLLVVIGAQLFCGMASVTANSRMIYAFSRDGALPFSRLWRTVSPRTRTPVAAVWLAAGGALVLGLPYLINETAYAAVTSIAVIGLYIAYVIPTFLRVRKGADFDRGPWHLGRWSGVIGAVSVTWVLAITVLFMLPQVSPVTWETFNYAPVAVLVVLGFAATWWLTSARHWFLNPDHTPQESADL